The sequence TTGTCCCATGCCTGACAGACTCGTGAAAAGCTTTGTCATATTGTAACTGTCAGTCATGCTAAATGTATCTGTATGTTAACCTGTTAGTgcacctgtgtttgtgtgcagtgttttgcagtgtattcaTTGCTATTGATCTCCGTTACTGTCATCACCGCTGTCCACAGGGTCAGCATCTGCTGACTGCCTTCATCATCCGCAGTcactgttaacatttttttgtccatCATTGCCGATGCATTCACTTTCCtcacattttcatgtattttttcttgtacTCCTTTGTCTGATTTCTGCTTTTGTTAAAACTgagtatgtatgcatgcaagtctgtgtgtttgtatgtgtgtgtgtgtctgtaaactTGCCCTTGCCTTTTTCCTTCACCCTTTTGCTCACTATGTTTCTCTGTCCAATCCCAGAGTTTCGTTCTCCGTCTCATGGGGGCGGTCTGAACCGCTCTGCGTCTCTGAGCTGCACTGAGCGCGCCCCAGACAGCGGCTCTGTGTGTAGTAGCAACACTCAGATCCCAGGCACGCCGTTCCAGTACACACCAGACTTCTGCGTACGTGCGCTCACAGACATCCAGTTTGTCAAGGTAACACTCTTTTAACCATGCTCATACAGTTTCAGTAAGCATCAGCAAGTCAACTCTGTATCATTTCAACGCTGTGTACTACTGTTAGCCTGTAATATATTAAAgaatcataccagtgattttgaatttttggcccTTTattacaatttccccacattttacattgtaacatAACATTTTGCACATCATGTGGACATACTAacgatttcacaacatataatcaaaatccttctattttcaaattcaaatttttggttgaaacactcaccttataatgttctgcttctttgGCCAACAAAATTtccaccattcataaaccacagaactcataattggctgtgtaaagcaaacatttccccagaaactattttccctggcggagcgaccgtttcactctgcccaatgtcaacagtgctgctgcttttaggaaaaccagTGGGGGTGACTTTATGATGGTGATGGAAGACATATTTGATTACTATCACGCTGTGTCTTATCATTATATCGGCTGTCTTTGTGCTCCTCAGATCACTCGTTCCCAGTACCAGAACGGTCTCCTGGCTTCCAGGCTGGACAGCAACCCCCAGTCTCCAGAGGGCAGTCGCTCTCGCCTGGACACATGTGCCTCCATGCCCGCCGTGACGCCACCAGTGGCACGCACCCCACTGCCCCTGGCCACCCCGCCTACAAAACGTCCCCCGTCCCACCCTCAACCTACACCACCCGCCAACCGCTCCGCTTTACCCCCaaccgcctcctcctcctccagccctaGGCCAGCTCAATCCCTGCCCAAGCCAACGCCCCCTCCGAGCAACCACGCCCCGCTGTCTCAAACCCCTCCATCCTCTTCGGTTACCTGCACCCCCTACCCGCACCCAGCTTTCGGCTCCTCGCTCCCGTCCAAGTCGCAGCTGTCTCCGTCCTGCGCTGGCCCAGAGAACGGGCCGGGAGAAACCACCACATTGCTCAGTGAGCAGCAGAACTGTATGGGCCCTCGCAGGCCAAGCTACCCGCACGCACATCCTCACCCTCACTCGCATGTGCACACAATCAGCCACGCGCACACCGAAAGCACCATCTAGCTGCAATCCCTGGGGGGTTTTGAGAATACTACCCAAACACTCACATtgttcacatacatacatagacgCTTGCATTACCCCTTGTTGTCATTTGCTTGTTGTCTACAACTTACCCAACCTCTAGATGTATGAGGGATCATATGTATTTTAGGAACAGATCCTCCTTTGTACCCTCCTGCATGTCCCCTTCCAGCcctgaaaggaaaaaagcaTCGAGTGCAAAGAAAAGGGAGGCACAGGGAACACTATTGAATCTGCCCGGAAATGTGAATGTGGTGGGACGTGTGTCAGTAAGTGAGGAAAGTGACAGGGTCGTACATTTTATGCTGCTCTTAATGAATTTCTAAGCCGCTAATAGAAACTTCCATACCCACCTGGCATGTCAGTTTCTGTGATAACCGTGTAGTGTGATCGACGCTGGATCCTTTAAGCTGCCTGAACAAGTTACTGTTTAAAGGTGTCTGTTCCATAACTTCATTTTTATCTCTgaatttcctttttatttgccCAGAGACTGAAGTTTCCAAACAAATTACTGGTCAAGGTTTTATTTATGATGAGGAGATTGCTTTTAGATAGGCCTCtctgtagagtgtgtgttttatttagtaTGTTTTTTGGTGACTTTGGTAAAACTTATGAGGGCACAAGTTCGACAGAGCTGAACAAATGAAACTCGGTGTATTGCCCTGCATTTGCAGTTGTCTGTGATTTAGCTTCCAGACTCTCAATAAGCAGTCGTTTCGATCAGGTTAACTACCAGATTATCGACCAGGAATTATGTTTCTGTGGGCATTAATGAGAGTCAAAGGTtctgtgtgaagaaaaaaaactgcattagcAAATTGTGCTGACTACTGAAGCTAAAGTGAAAGTTAAGTTGATTTTCAGATTGAAGGAAAGGTGGGTGTCTCTCTGGCCTACCTCTTGACCACAGCAATATGTTATTAATTGCTTATTTTAAAGagtaatatatttatttaaagtaatattcatttgtattctcacaatgttatttttttttttttgctttctttggtTCTTGAGAACACTGAAGTAGAAGTTCAAGGATAGGCTGCATACTTCAGATGACACTAAATGCACAGAGACTGTTTATTGTGACCAACTCCCCCTTACACCTCCTCCACAAATACACCCTCACTGTGAACAGAGCACGGTACGTCACCTGCTCTTTTCCTTGCTTCATTATTTCCAGACATGACACACTAGCCTTGATCTCGAGTCGCTGTGACACTGTGGATTCACCGACACGAACTGACGGACTGTTAACAGAGTGATTCCATAACGGAGCTCAGAACTCTTGGTTTCCATGGTTTCCTTGGTCGATATCACACTCGactttgttatttatttccaATGACTTATGTCTAACCAGAGAGTTTTGGGTGAAGTTTTGCCTTTGTTATTGCATCACAAAACAAGCATAGTAAtgacatgaatttaaaaaaaaaaaaaaaaaatgctccagaGCCGCAGACAGACTTTGGGCACTGGCCGTTTTTCAGAGGAGAGCTCGTTTGCACTCCAGTCCAGTGCTGTGGATAATGTTTTCATTCTAAGCCATCTGATTTTCTAAATATTAAGGCAGTTTTGTCACATATGAGGTGGCAAGAATACTTTGTTACAGAGAACAGGGCAACAGCTTTGGCCCACTAATAAAACCTGGTCATCCTCGTCCTGCTGCAGGCTCGGAGCTGCTTCGGTCGTGTGTCACAGTGCTGTTTAAATTCCTTGTTTCCATGGCGTTGCGTGCCGTGGTTACAGTGGAATTCAGATGTCACACTGGAGTTCAAAAACTCTTTATGTGTTTACGTCATTCCTATtacgtttttttgttgttatcattGGTTATGACATCACAAAGGAAAAGAATATTGGTGGTCGTAACCAGTTAACGTTCCATACAATTAAGCTACTGTGTGTGTTCCGATGACATTCCAAACCAGGGATGAATACATACGCGGCACTTGATACaatgtgaaatatattttattgtgtgtataaATGATACTGTACCTAGTTAACCCATGTTTAGAGCAGACAGGAGTGTCTGTCGGCGATTTAAAGAAACTATAGGCTGGGTTCTGTTCCATTAgactggagagaggaggactgTAGCTAACGTACTCACTCCTCGCTCCCTGTGGATGAATGGAAACCCAGACAATAAAGCTGCTAGCATGTAATCTACCTATTTTTCCTATGTATGCAGTGACACTGAAGTAATTTAAGTGACTGTAAAGACAAATTATTTTGTTGATAGTGACAATGATTATTTACTTAGAGCAGctgcaacttaaaaaaaaattataagttGCACAGATTTGAGAACAGTTTAAACTAGTGAGTTACATAGTGCAAATTAAAagaatttaacattttgagTCCAAAGCATTTCTCCTCCACAGGATTATACCCTGAATGAGATGATCAGCACTCTTCGAAGACCAGAGTTAGATTTTTTAGACAGACAGGACTTTTCACCGATCTGAAAGGGAATACCCTGCTCTTTAAAGACAAAAAGTCTATAGTCCACATAGCCTTACCATCTATTTGAAGAATTCTTAGACCTGCCTGCTGGTTCATATAGGTCTCATGTAGCAATTGGTCTTAATGCTGGTTTCCAATCAAGCCACTGGTTGGCTGCGTGGCTGCCAGTTTGTGTACCaggaaatgtgaaaacaatTGTTCAGTTTAGTAAAGTTGTATTTATTGTAAACAttctatttattgttgtttctgTTATAGGCTCACACCTGAAGGTGTAGTTCTGTGAAAACGGGCTTCCAGCTTAAGGCACAAATTTCAGTGGGTCACTTTGGCCCGCAGAAAGACTGCATTCGGTTCCCTAATTGTTATTTGTCTTATATTATTGTAAATATTCTGTACATTGAAGAGGTGGGCATTGGTGTGAGAGATGTTGAAAATAGCTCACATCTATTTATGAGAGATATgttattgcatttgttttgtttctgttgttttactAGTAAGGCATTGCATAGCAATAAACATTGCACAGACTTGACCTCAAACAATAATTTACTCCACTGTTCTGTAGCTTTCTACTATATTTTGTCATAAGACATGAAAACCAAAGCATCGTCTTTTTCAGCCAAAGTCCTGTGAACCCCCCCTTGGCCCCCTCAccccccagccccagcccccgTCTGCCTACCTGGCATGTCTGACCTTCACAGGCCATCCTTCCCTCCTTGCCGTACACTCCCCTCCTGtctcacactcctcctccttatcTTCTGTCCTGCTCTCTAGACTCCCACACttccttttcacttttcactccTTTCCTGCCCTCCCATTTTTCACTCTGCCCttatctcccctcctctcctgccgctcaaaaatattgaaattcctcttGGCTTTGACTGCTTGTCCAATCTGCtaagctgtttttattgttcagactcttttcttttttttaatcacggTATCCAAGCAGTGGAGCAGGGCTTATCAGCAACTCCTGTAGTGTTGTTTTTACCTCTACATCGGTGTGATGATTAGACCTGGAGGAAGGTTAAAGATTTCTCAGGCCAGTGAGCTTTCCATTGTGTATAATTCACAACTGGATTGTTTGAATTAGGTTTCATGTATGTGGAGTtgtggagaaacagagagcagtGCAAAAAGAGGGGAGATGGAGGAACAGTGACCCCCATATTGTTGGATCTATCGTTTCTTTTACAGTTTCATTTGGACTGTGATCACTTTGCACAGAAAATGGTGTCTTAGGCACCAGCTTGTAGTAAACACATTTCTCAAAGTTGGAAGCGCAGATTTAGGCTCATTGATTAGGTCCTCTCATTGAAGACCTGAatgcaaatgcaatgcaaaactAATAACAAGCATGCATTCCAACTTCTACACTTTTGATGAATACAGGTGCTGTTATCTGGCCTTCACACACCCAAGGTACTTgagaactttttttgttttcttatttggtCAGTTCATGTcccctatttatttatttagttttacaATTGTTTGTTCCAAATTACTGGTTTGATGCAATTGTTGTAACATGTTTTGACTTTACTGTTACTTTCTTCTCTTACTGGAGTAGATGACCAACGATCGAGGAGTATTTCCAAACACGGATTGTTTAACTTAAAGCAATGTGTACATACTGTTTTATAATGACCGTTAGGCGTTTTGAAGAAGTCTATAAGGTTAATAAACCTGAGATATATTTCTCTACTGAAAATCTGcctgtgttttgtcatttttctcactttgctgTCAAGCATGGGCCTTTAGCAAAAGTAAGGAATGTTTGTttaagatgcttttttttcttgtgggtTTAGACCCACTTGCTAACTGTGGGATTTGCTCATTGCACATTAACTGGACTCAGCAATAGTTTACATGAGATGAAATGTGGATGGATCCTCAGATCAAGAGGATGACCATTAGACCCATATTGTTTAACACTGCCAGTCCTGTGGTTCTCATACACTGCACAGATTAAATCATTTAATCCataatctgtgaaagatacaATGAAGTGGATGCCTTTGTTTCAATTAAAAAGACTGACCATGTGATTAAAAGTAAGACATGCCTCACAGATATCACTCACCAAGTGTACTTCAGTGATAAATACACAAGACGGAGTACAGAAGTATTTTTAAGTATTGAGAAAGACTTTTAAAAACAGCCAAAGGAACAACCCACTTCTAGAAATCTGTTATAATAATCTGTACAGTGAGTGTAAATATGCAGTCTCTCATGCATTCAAAGACTGGCAGAAAGACACAACGTGATGAATGACTTGTTTTCAAGAAACTAAACAAAGATAGGCGTGGCATCCCTCGTTCTTGTTTTCCGAGTTCCCATTGGCCGTGAACCCAGTCCGGCTCTAATTCGCCAGGTTTTAAGAAGGGGGCGGGGTGCGTGAGGAGAAAACATCAAGAAATGCGCTTCATAATGTACAAAACTGTTCTGTACGGGCTAAtgtttttcagagccaaaatgGCTCCGACGGAGAGCCAGTTTCTCTGTGCGCTGTGAGTGGCTGGCTCGGCCGCGGTGGGCGGCGCCACGCGGAAGAGGTAGAGTCACATGATTCGCGCAGAGCCAGGCTGACCAATTCCAATATGGTGGCCAGCTTGGCAAGTCTACGGTTCTTGTTAATGATATTGTTTTTCTGCGGGATCAGGTACGGCGCCTGCAGCCAGCAAGCCCCGCTGCTTCTGGGGCTGCGACTGGAAGACCCGGCGGGGCGGGTGTGCATGAAGGAGCGGATCATCTCAGCGCCGCAGGGAGCCACTTTCAAGCTCCGTCTCTTTGGCTCGTATCTGAATGGAAGCTGGCCGTGGGTGGCGTTCGCCGGGGCACCTCCTGGGGAGGCAGGGGGAGTGGGGGACGCAGCTGACCCATGTGGGCAGGAGCCCCGCCGCCAAGCGTCCGCTTTCCAGGTAACGGGGGAGTTTGTCGCGGACGAGGCGAACAGCGGGCTGATAACGGTGGAGGCTCGGTCACAGAGCATCTCCTCAGCCCCGGGAGTAGGAGGAGAGCCGACCTACCACCACCTGTGCGTGCTGAGTGAAGGGAAGTGGGCATCTGTGGTACCGGACAAAACTGCGGATAAACAGCGCTCTGCCCCCGGACTACATCCCGCCATGGGGTCTTGCcgtgctggtggtggtgctggtcgTGGTCTGCGGGGTGTTGAAGACCGTGAACCTGAGCCTGCTGTGGCTGGACCCGCTGGAGCTTTATGTCCTGCACAGCTGTGGCTCCGAGGAGGAGAAGCGGGCCGCCAAGCGCCTGGAACCCatcaggaggagaggaaacttcTTGGTGAGTTTCTGTCAGGACAGCAGAGGGGCAGGAAGGCATGTAGGATTGTGTCAAACATATGAAATACGGCTGTTCTTGTCTCTTTAGTGCCAAAGAATCCTGTTGGAAATTTGTGAAGCGATGTCACATCTCTCCTCTCAAATGTCTCCACATCCCAGGTGTGCTCCCTGCTGTTCCTCAGTGCTGTGGGACACTCGGTCCTGGGTGTGTTGTTGTATCGGGCGCTGGGCTCCATCGCCGCTGCAGTCTTCACCAGTGgcttcctcatcttcctcttggCTGAGTTGGTGCCTCACATAGTTTGCTCCGGCTATGGCTTCCAGGTGGCGCCGGGTCTGACCTGGCTGGCCCAGGTGTGTATGGTGTTGACCTgccccctgtcctgtcctctggGGCTCATCCTGGACCTGGCGCTGAGACGGGACATCAGCACCTgtggagtgagggagagaaccATGGAGATGATCCGCACCAGTGTCAATGACCCCTACAGGTAacaagcatgtacacacagaaacacacacatttatctttATGTAAATCTACTTAGCTTTGATCCAACATCAtgggttcccaaactttttcatccTAGTATCCACATGTAAAGGTCCTATGTGTCCTGAGACCCACCAAATATCTTATGAAGTGAAAGTTATCAGTAAAGTAGTTAAGCTCACAGTGTTCTTATATTCATCATTATGGTGGTGCCAACTTTTCATTGGTTCTCTATGTTTACTTCTTTTTCCCACACACTGCAATAGGGAAGACTGACCATAAACACAGCTTGATCTTTGACATGCTATAAACCCACAATCAATTAGTTGTACTTTCTATATGACACCTTTTTTGGGAGTATTATCCTTGTTGTTTGTAGGCAGCACATTGGCTGCACTTGGTTTTAAAGATGTGTCCATGGTGTCAGCTAAGCTAAGAAGGCTGCTCCCATTCTCCAGGCATCATCATTTTTGTAGGGCATCATAGACTTGCTCTAGGAACAGGGCTGATGGGTGTATAAATTCTGCCTGCATTGCATGGTTAAAAACTTTCCAAGCTCCTTCATCCAGGAAAGAATGCATCAACGCAGCCTTCTCACGACCCACCTGGCTCCACGTCAGGACCCACATTTTGAAAATCCCGGCCTTAGCTGTGGCTTTGCAGCATCTTGTTATCACCACCATGTCTTGTCTGTAACCACGTCTGCATGTCGGggtttgttttctgcagtgaATTTGTGAAGGAGGAGTTCAGCCGCGGGGCTCTGCGCAGCAAGACAGTGGAGGACATCCTGACTCCTCTGAAGGACTGCTTCATGCTGCCCAGCACAGCCATCCTGGACTTCTCCACCATGTCTGAAATCATGCAGAGCGGCTACACACGCGTGCCCATTtatgaggaggagaggtgggCGCACAATTAAAGGAGATTTTTATAACCTTTTCCagcatttctcttttctcatccCAAAATACAAACATTAATTTCAGTGAGGCTGCAAACACTGCACGTCAATGTAAACAACAGATACAGTGTGTATCAGAAACACTTTACTCTCTTAGAACAACAGTGTGGAGTTTCTGGTGTTAAAGATTTTGAGTTTGAATGCTCCATGGAAAAATGCACTCCTAGTTATAAGAAGACACAAGACAAATTACTGCACACGAGAAAATAGATCCAAAGCATTCCTTAATATGTTCTTACCCTGAGCTGAAATGCACTGACTacaattctctctttttttttttttaacagccaaATAGAATTAAActtttattaatattaaagCAATCTGGGTGTcccagaccttttttttttgcttagatacagtatttttttttttttacttgttgtAACAAAGATCTTCCTATGTAAGCACAGGTGGCACAAGGACAACTTGACCTCCCATTCAGTGCAAGGAGTTGGTGCTTTATGTATTTTAGACACCACATGGTTTTGTATGTCGCATCGCATTACACATTTccactgagtgtgtgcatgttttgtcaGGTCGAACATTGTGGAAATCCTTTATGTGAAAGACTTGGCTCTGGTGGACCCAGACGACTGCACGCCCATGACAACCATCACCAAGTTCTACAACCACCC comes from Myripristis murdjan chromosome 12, fMyrMur1.1, whole genome shotgun sequence and encodes:
- the cnnm3 gene encoding LOW QUALITY PROTEIN: metal transporter CNNM3 (The sequence of the model RefSeq protein was modified relative to this genomic sequence to represent the inferred CDS: inserted 4 bases in 2 codons; deleted 2 bases in 2 codons), with amino-acid sequence MVASLASLRFLLMILFFCGIRYGACSQQAPLLLGLRLEDPAGRVCMKERIISAPQGATFKLRLFGSYLNGSWPWVAFAGAPPGEAGGVGDAADPCGQEPRRQASAFQVTGEFVADEANSGLITVEARSQSISSAPGVGGEPTYHHLCVLSEGKWASVVPDKLRINSALPPDYIPPWGLAVLVVVLVVVCGVLKTVNLSLLWLDPLELYVLHSCGSEEEKRAAKRLEPIRRRGNFLVCSLLFLSAVGHSVLGVLLYRALGSIAAAVFTSGFLIFLLAELVPHIVCSGYGFQVAPGLTWLAQVCMVLTCPLSCPLGLILDLALRRDISTCGVRERTMEMIRTSVNDPYSEFVKEEFSRGALRSKTVEDILTPLKDCFMLPSTAILDFSTMSEIMQSGYTRVPIYEEERSNIVEILYVKDLALVDPDDCTPMTTITKFYNHPLHFVFNDTKLDAMLEEFKKGNSHLAIVQKVNNEGEGDPFYEVLGLVTLEDVIEEIIKSEILDESDGYLDMKVKRPLPPLDIPMEPRSVHEEFSLFKLPEGEPKIRTSPQLLLAXHPFLSREVEHFSPGRVSEKVLFHLLRHPSVNQEVHFDPNNRLSPDHYLYTRNHPVDYFILLLQGRVEVEIGKEGLKLRMGXITYYGVSALTAPSSVHQSPVSTQRHSPRDPFELGDATSPSSYCPDYTVRALTDLQLIRVTRLQYLNALMASRVAQSPDPPEIKILPNSQTKLLNDRNTTQGGSKAQESSTEEEAHG